The sequence below is a genomic window from Salicibibacter cibarius.
GCAACGAAGCGAACCAGAGCCCTTTATAAATGAGTTCCGTCAATTCTTTCGATACGATCGGTTTGAAATGGGCCATTTCACGTGGCAACGTCAAATCTTCCAACTCTTTGTGCGCAGTTAGAAGCGTCATCGCTCCCGGGCATTCATACACTTCACGGGATTTAATGCCGACGAGACGGTTTTCCACGTGATCGATTCGTCCAATGCCGTGAGTGCCCGCTTTTTCATTCAAGTGCATGATCAATTGATCGAGTTCATAAGCGACGCCATCGACGGCAACGGGTTTGCCTTGTTCGAAGTCAATTTCAATAACCTCAGGCGAATCCGGTGTTTTTTCAAGTGGGTTCGTTAAGTCGTAAGCACCCTCCGGCGGCGTTGCCCACGGATCTTCAAGAATGCCGCATTCATTGCTGCGTCCCCAAAGGTTTTCATCGATGGAATACGGGTTATCGAGATCGACGGGAACCGGAATGTTATGTTTTTTTGCATATTCAATTTCTTCATCACGGGACCAACCCCACTCACGCACAGGTGCAATGACGTCAAGATCCGGATTTAACGCTTGAATGGACACTTCAAAGCGGACTTGGTCATTTCCCTTTCCGGTACAGCCGTGGGCAATTGTGCCTGCACCCGTCTGTTCGGCAATTTCCACGAGTTTTTTCGCGATCAACGGACGTGAAAGCGCGGAAACGAGCGGATACTTTTGTTCATACATGGCTTGCGCTTGAAGGGCAGGCAAGACGTATTCTTCCGCAAATTCTTTTTTCGCGTCAACCGTATACGATTGTGCCGCTCCTACATCCAACGCTTTCTGTTTCACCGTTTCCAAGTCTTTTCCTTCCCCGACATCCAAACCAACCGCGATGACTTCATACCCTTGGTCCATCAACCAACGAACGGCAACGGATGTGTCCAGTCCGCCTGAATAGGCCAAGACAACTTTCTCTTTATTCATGGGATCTCCTCCAATTTATACGAATAAAAATTCTTTTAAAGTTATTTTTATGCATTGTTGTGTAAAAAAAGAGGGCGAAAGCTCCTCTGCAATTTCTATTTTTAACTTTATCATGGTTTTTACCGAAACTCAATACTTATACATGATTTTTTATATTAATGTATTCTTGGCCAGCGTCCATTAATGACAAAGGCTGGCGTCAATTTCAGTATTAACCTCTGCCATGCCAACGATCCAGTAAATATCGTTTTTCATAGTAAACGCCGGATATGTCTGAAACTTGTTTTGCTAATCGGTAGTTACTATACGCTCCGTATGCAATGCCAACCAAAGGAACGCCTTGAATAAGTTTTTTCCGCAACATAAAAATCATCGCCAATTTTCCGATTTGCCGAAGCGGTTGATGCAGCCACTCCTCATTAATAATTTGTTCGTTTCCATTATAAAAACCCGGAAAAGCGCCAACGATATTCTCCTCCTCCGCCTCGAGTTCTTTCCACCCTTGGAATTGCGTAGAGGAGGGGGAGGTTCCCACTTCAAACACTTTCAAGGCGATCATCATTTCCGCCGGGTGACGCATATCGTAACCAAACGAGAGCGCGGATAACTGCACGGTGCGTAAGTTGATAGCCATGAGCAACGGGAGGTCTGCCGCCAACAAAAACGGGCCGCCGAACCCGGTAATGCCTCCCTGACCGAAAGCGAACAGCCGTTGTTTTGCCACCATTTGCATACGAATGAATTGATTTTGTTCGAGCGTCAATTTTCTTACGTCCGTTATGGTCGCAATGTCGTCGCGAAACACACGGGCCGTCGCGAGAATACGTTCTTCAACTTCCCGTTGCACGTTCGCGTTCAGAATCATGCTTTGCGTATAAAAAAGAAAGCGATCGACACCTTCGATTAATTTTTCCTGCCATTTTTTCGGCAACCGGGATGCTGCCTCCGCTTGCAATTCTTGCACGGACCACGTTTGCATATCCCGATTTTCAAAATAGCGTTCTTCCCACTCGCGAATGGCCTGCAATCGTTCTTCAATTTGCTCCGGTGACGATGGCATGATACGTCCTCCTTTACCCGTTTTGATGGAAAAACTGCTCGAACCACTCATTGATGCGCTTGATCATATCGCTTAACGCTTCCGCACGTGTAAAAGACGGGAGTTCGGCGAATAATGCTTGTGGCGGGGCCTGTACACCCGGACCGTTTTTCTGCAGCAGCCAGATGCTCTTGGCGTACTGGTCGTTTTTAAACATGGATTCCGGCAATTGCAAAAGGCCGAGCGTTACCGCTTCCCTTTTTACAAATTCGCGGAGGGCTTCCGCGCCTTCGCGCGTAAACATCGTGTTCGGGATCAAAAACATGGCAAACCCGCTTTCTTTAAGCGCTTTCCAGGAATTTTCAAAGATTGCATATTCAACAGGCATTCGCCCTTCTTCGGGACGTGTGTAAAAATCGGCAACGATCTCGTCGTTTGCATAATAGCCAACGGGCAAGTCCGATACGATGACATCAACTTCGGGCAGTCCACGCTGGCTAACGCTATCCATTTGCAAAATTTGCAGGGAGTGGCGTTGTAAATTTGCCATTGCAAATGCGATACGGACTAACGCGTCATCAACTTCAGCGCCAATCGCGCCCTCCACCCCGTCCGTATCATTTAGGATTGCCGTCAGTAAATTCGCGGTACCCATGGCAGGGTCAAATAACCGAATGTCTCGTTCTTCGCCGATGAGTTTTTTTAACAAGTAGGAGACAAAGAACGCGACACCATCCGGCGTCATAGCATGATGAGGTTGGACGTTTTCCTTCATCCCTTTGAGGATCGCCAGTTGAAAAGCCTTGCGCACAACTTCACGATCTAGCTGCCCTTTTGGAGCATCTTTCAAAAATCGCTTGATTTTTTCTTTCGCTGGATCGGAAAAAGGTTTTTCGGTGGTGCCCTGGTATAAAATATCGCCCGCTTCCGCCAATGCATCCAAATATGTATATGCGTGGTCCTCGCTTATGGCGATTGCCATTTGATCCAATGCATGAAAAAGTTGTTCGATCTCCGTTTGCTCCGTCATTCCGCTCACCTCACGACTTTTATTTTACCACAGAATGCCATATCCAAAAAATACCCCAGCGTAGGCTGAGGTTCGTTCGCTTTTGCGTTGTTTACTTTGTTTCTTTTGCCGCTGAAATAGCCGCATCATAATCGGGATGATTGGTGGCTTCAGGTACGTATTCAGCATGTGTAACCGTTCCGTTGCTATCAAGCACGAACACACCTCTTGCAAGCAGCCGCATTTCCTTAATGCCGATCCCGAATGCTTCTCCGAATGAAAAATCACGATGGTCCGAAAGCATGGTGAGGTTATCGATGCCTTCTGCGGCACACCAACGCTTTTGCGCAAACGGTAAATCGACGCTAATCGTTAACACTTCAACGTTGTCCAATTTCGCCGCCTCTTCATTAAAGCGCCGTGTCTGCTGGGCACAGACACCGGTATCCACGGAGGGCACAACGCTAATAACTCGAACTTTCCCCTGATGGTTGCCCAAGCTATGCGCCTGCATGCTCGTATCAAGGGCTGTGAAGTTCGGCGCTTGACTGCCTTCTTTTACTTCTGTCCCGATTAATGCCACCGGGTTTCCATTAAATGTTACGCTTGCCATGATTAATCTTCGCCTCCTTGTTTTTCTCCGACAGTTCTCTATACCCAATTTTTCGGAAAGAAAAACAAGCCGAAGCGAGCCATTCCGTCGGTCATTGCTTAATCAATATGCGGATAGTGCCGATCATCGACGTGAGGCGCCTCATGGTGATCATCACGGACCAATTGTTTTATTTTCTCAACGACTTGCGGTGCAAATTCGAGCAGTTTCTCATAAAAATGGGCTTGATTATCAAGATGAATCATTTTCACCCCTGCCGTACCGACGATGAGGAATGCTATCGGAGTAATGGAGACACCGCCACCGCTTCCCCCGCCAAAAGGATAACTGTCTTCATCGTCGTAGGCTTCTGTTCGATCCGTCACGATTTGGCTCCCTCCGGCGGCAAAACCGAAGCCCACTTTTGACACAGGTACGATGACGCTGCCGTCCGGTGTTTCGACGGGGTCGCCAATAATCGTATTTACATCAACCATTTCTTTAATGTTTTCCATCGCTGTTTTCATTAAGCCTTGAATCGGGTGCTCTGACATAAACACTATGCCTCCTTCGATACATTTCGATCCTGAGGGTTATGTTTAGGACTTTGTTTTTTCCTTTTACGGACATGAATCAAAACCCGGATCAACCCACGCATAGCGTTCCCGACAGAAAAAGATACTATACAAGTTAAAGAGGTGCGAAAAAAAGCTGCTTGAAAGACAGGCGTTACGTTTAAATGGGGCATATGCCTCACTGTCATCAATTTCGCAATAAGCGCAAAGACCGCTGATTTCCCCATCCAAGCAAATCCGGATAAGGTTCCTGCAGTCGCGGCATCACCGGTACCGAGAACGGATTCCCATCGAAATTCGTGCACGCGGATGTTTTTAAGAAATTGCCCGACTATTTTCGTAAAATCCGTGACACGATTCAAGGCTGACTGAGCCGTTTCCTTCTGTTTTTCCACATCCGTCGGCGTTCCTTTCTTTTCTGACTGCTTCGTTTTTCTCTTATTGAATGCGCCGGACGTTTGTAGATCATAGTCCACGGAGAAAGAGTCATCATCCATTTTGATCGAAGGGATGTCCCAACGTTTTTTTATGAGCCCACGGAAAACGGATACCGTCAAATTTCCTTCGTTATCCCGGCCCTGT
It includes:
- a CDS encoding argininosuccinate synthase, translated to MNKEKVVLAYSGGLDTSVAVRWLMDQGYEVIAVGLDVGEGKDLETVKQKALDVGAAQSYTVDAKKEFAEEYVLPALQAQAMYEQKYPLVSALSRPLIAKKLVEIAEQTGAGTIAHGCTGKGNDQVRFEVSIQALNPDLDVIAPVREWGWSRDEEIEYAKKHNIPVPVDLDNPYSIDENLWGRSNECGILEDPWATPPEGAYDLTNPLEKTPDSPEVIEIDFEQGKPVAVDGVAYELDQLIMHLNEKAGTHGIGRIDHVENRLVGIKSREVYECPGAMTLLTAHKELEDLTLPREMAHFKPIVSKELTELIYKGLWFASLRPALEAFIKESQKSVTGKVRVKLFKGHAIVEGRTSPYTLYDEKLATYTPEDEFDHNAAVGFMQLWGLPTKVHSKVNKNGVEV
- a CDS encoding DUF2953 domain-containing protein, coding for MTVSVFRGLIKKRWDIPSIKMDDDSFSVDYDLQTSGAFNKRKTKQSEKKGTPTDVEKQKETAQSALNRVTDFTKIVGQFLKNIRVHEFRWESVLGTGDAATAGTLSGFAWMGKSAVFALIAKLMTVRHMPHLNVTPVFQAAFFRTSLTCIVSFSVGNAMRGLIRVLIHVRKRKKQSPKHNPQDRNVSKEA
- a CDS encoding EcsC family protein; its protein translation is MPSSPEQIEERLQAIREWEERYFENRDMQTWSVQELQAEAASRLPKKWQEKLIEGVDRFLFYTQSMILNANVQREVEERILATARVFRDDIATITDVRKLTLEQNQFIRMQMVAKQRLFAFGQGGITGFGGPFLLAADLPLLMAINLRTVQLSALSFGYDMRHPAEMMIALKVFEVGTSPSSTQFQGWKELEAEEENIVGAFPGFYNGNEQIINEEWLHQPLRQIGKLAMIFMLRKKLIQGVPLVGIAYGAYSNYRLAKQVSDISGVYYEKRYLLDRWHGRG
- the ytfJ gene encoding GerW family sporulation protein codes for the protein MSEHPIQGLMKTAMENIKEMVDVNTIIGDPVETPDGSVIVPVSKVGFGFAAGGSQIVTDRTEAYDDEDSYPFGGGSGGGVSITPIAFLIVGTAGVKMIHLDNQAHFYEKLLEFAPQVVEKIKQLVRDDHHEAPHVDDRHYPHID
- the tpx gene encoding thiol peroxidase, which codes for MASVTFNGNPVALIGTEVKEGSQAPNFTALDTSMQAHSLGNHQGKVRVISVVPSVDTGVCAQQTRRFNEEAAKLDNVEVLTISVDLPFAQKRWCAAEGIDNLTMLSDHRDFSFGEAFGIGIKEMRLLARGVFVLDSNGTVTHAEYVPEATNHPDYDAAISAAKETK
- a CDS encoding class I SAM-dependent methyltransferase is translated as MTEQTEIEQLFHALDQMAIAISEDHAYTYLDALAEAGDILYQGTTEKPFSDPAKEKIKRFLKDAPKGQLDREVVRKAFQLAILKGMKENVQPHHAMTPDGVAFFVSYLLKKLIGEERDIRLFDPAMGTANLLTAILNDTDGVEGAIGAEVDDALVRIAFAMANLQRHSLQILQMDSVSQRGLPEVDVIVSDLPVGYYANDEIVADFYTRPEEGRMPVEYAIFENSWKALKESGFAMFLIPNTMFTREGAEALREFVKREAVTLGLLQLPESMFKNDQYAKSIWLLQKNGPGVQAPPQALFAELPSFTRAEALSDMIKRINEWFEQFFHQNG